AGTTGCGCGAGCACTCGGGAACTAAGGGTCGCTGCTATGCCAAACACAAAAATTAGTTTCTTTGATCAAATTTTCCCTCTCCACTAATCCACTGTATAGTCCCAAAAAATTTGACTTTAAATACCCCCAAACAACTAATAGGTTACGGCAGACGAACAGAGAAGAAGGTAAGATACATCGTGCGACACAAGAGAAGCGGAAAGAGCAACAGAGAGATAGCGTTTGAGATGAGGGTCAGCGTTTCAACGGTCAAGAGGGTATGGTCTTACTGGCTCACACACGGGGAGTATTTGCCAATAAGAAAGAGGGGGAGAAAGGTGAAGGAAATAATAAGAGAAGTAAAAATGAAAGAGAGCATTCGATGTCAGCTGCCCATGCCCATATAGACTGGTTTGAGAA
This is a stretch of genomic DNA from Methanophagales archaeon. It encodes these proteins:
- a CDS encoding response regulator transcription factor — its product is MRHKRSGKSNREIAFEMRVSVSTVKRVWSYWLTHGEYLPIRKRGRKVKEIIREVKMKESIRCQLPMPI